Below is a window of Bacteroidota bacterium DNA.
GTTTGTTCCCCCCGTGGCGATCACGGCATTCATGCTGTATGATAATACGAACTGGAATTTCGTGGGAAAGGGAGAGAGCTTCGATTCGGTGCAGATTTCTTACAAGGACAATTTCTTTGCCTTCGGGTTTGCGGCGCTGGATTATGCGAGGCCGGCGGCGAATCAATACGCGTTCATGCTGGAAGGGTACGACAGGGATTGGGTCCAGGTGGGCAACAACAGGTTTGCGAGATATACAAACGTTCCCCCGGGCACCTATCTCTTCCGCGTGAAGGCGGCGGGAAGTGACCGGGCCTGGAACGAAGCAGGCGCGTCGATGAAAATCGTGATCACGCCGCCATTCTGGAACACAGCATGGTTTTATGGCTTGGCAGCGGCAGGGGTCTTCGGGTGCGTTCTCCTGCTGAACCGCTACCGGGTCGAAAAACAGGTAAGGCGGATCACCGAGCTCGAGCGGGTGCGCGCCGCGGAGAACCGGAGAGTGCGCCAAAAAGCGGCGGACGATTTTCACGACGAGTTCGGGCACAAGCTGACGAAGATCTCCCTTCTGAGCCAGGTGATGAAGCGGAGGCTGGCGCAAAACGGGGGCGACAAGGGAGGACAACTCGACAAAATCATCGAGACATCGGACGAACTCTCCACCAGCATGCGCGATTTCCTCTGGGCGTTGAATCCGGAGAAGGATTCAGCCGGGGATATCGCAGTCCGGCTCAAGGATTTCGGCGACGGCCTCTTCGACGGTTCGGGAATAGCGTTCCGGGCGCACGGAACGGCCGGAGGCATCGAGGAGATCCCCCTCGCGATCGATTGGCGGCGCCATCTCCTCCTCATATTCAAGGAAGCGATGAATAACGCCGCGAAGCACTCCGGATGCCGGAATGTGACGCTGGATGTGACTCATGACGGCGGCACGTTCACGGTCCGCCTCTCCGACGACGGGAAAGGGTTCGATCAGCATTCTCCTTCTTCGGGCCAGGGGATCGACGGGATGAAAAAGAGGGCGGAAAAAATCCAGGGGGAGCTCACGATAACTTCTTCGGGTGGAAAAGGAACCGTGATTACGTTCTCCGGAAAATTGCCTTCAGGCCCCGGAAGAGAGCGGGGGAATTCGATTGATTAACGTGGCCATCGTCGAAGACGACGAAGACATTCGCGAGAGCCTCGCCGTTCTGATCAACGAGACGGAGGGGTTCGCCTGCGAGGGACGGTACCCGGATTGCATGTCGGCGCTTACCGGGATCGATTCGAATGTGCCCGATGTGGTCTTGATGGATATCGGGCTGCCCGGGATGTCGGGAATCGAGGGTATCAGGCGAATCAAAGAGCGGCATCCGAACCTTGATTTCATCGTGCTGACCGTCCACGAAGATGACGAGATGGTTTTCGAGGCGTTATGCGCGGGCGCATGCGGATATCTCGTGAAGGAGACGCCTGCGAACCGCATCCTCGAGGCGATGCGGGAGGTCAGGCAGGGGGGCTCTCCGATGAGCACTCAGATCGCGCGGATGGTGACGAAATCGTTTCAACGCACGAGCGAACACCTCCTGACGCCCCGGGAGATGGAGGTCCTTGCTCACCTCTGCAAGGGGAAGAGCTACAAGATGATCGGGGAATCGCTC
It encodes the following:
- a CDS encoding response regulator transcription factor, producing the protein MAIVEDDEDIRESLAVLINETEGFACEGRYPDCMSALTGIDSNVPDVVLMDIGLPGMSGIEGIRRIKERHPNLDFIVLTVHEDDEMVFEALCAGACGYLVKETPANRILEAMREVRQGGSPMSTQIARMVTKSFQRTSEHLLTPREMEVLAHLCKGKSYKMIGESLFISEETVRRHLKSIYKKLEVHSKSEAVAKALRSRLV